A stretch of Pseudomonas sp. 7SR1 DNA encodes these proteins:
- a CDS encoding S24 family peptidase: MDIYEIRKHNLVKLIGSQRKGACAERWEMSAAHLSQILSDKTAKNLGDDVARRIEVLEGLPRGWFDSLPDDAKEVDPGPASAADLVKQMLAKSGKGIPEETRQRLLAAAEEVQPATSSSNQIAVPADGDISIPQYDVRAAMGHGQVPAEYSEVIRNVVIREEVLREKGVTYTTAQALAMITGWGQSMEGTINDKDPVIVDRGVNDYQGEGVYVLTWHGDLLIKRLQRKDEDHVWLISDNKIYDRQPARFDDVAIHAKVLLVWNARKV, translated from the coding sequence ATGGATATCTATGAGATTCGCAAGCACAACCTGGTAAAGCTGATTGGCAGCCAGAGAAAAGGGGCCTGTGCCGAGCGCTGGGAAATGTCGGCTGCGCATTTGAGCCAGATTCTTTCCGACAAGACGGCCAAGAACTTGGGCGATGACGTTGCTCGGCGCATTGAAGTGCTAGAGGGCCTGCCGCGTGGCTGGTTCGACTCACTGCCGGACGATGCGAAAGAGGTCGACCCCGGTCCGGCGTCAGCAGCCGACCTGGTCAAGCAGATGCTGGCGAAGAGCGGCAAGGGAATCCCAGAGGAGACGCGGCAGCGGTTGTTGGCTGCAGCCGAGGAAGTTCAGCCTGCCACCTCTTCCAGCAATCAAATCGCCGTCCCAGCTGATGGCGATATTTCTATCCCTCAGTACGACGTAAGAGCTGCCATGGGCCACGGCCAGGTGCCCGCCGAGTACAGCGAAGTCATCCGCAATGTTGTGATTCGCGAAGAAGTTCTGAGAGAGAAAGGCGTGACCTATACCACTGCCCAGGCCCTGGCGATGATTACTGGATGGGGTCAGAGCATGGAGGGGACGATCAACGACAAAGATCCGGTGATCGTTGACCGAGGCGTAAACGACTACCAGGGTGAGGGGGTGTACGTGCTCACCTGGCATGGTGATCTACTGATCAAACGCCTGCAGCGGAAAGACGAGGACCATGTCTGGTTAATTTCAGATAACAAGATCTATGACAGGCAGCCCGCCCGCTTCGATGACGTAGCAATACACGCCAAAGTACTGCTCGTGTGGAATGCTAGAAAGGTTTAA
- a CDS encoding BRO-N domain-containing protein, whose translation MHQTNQTINTPANVATRFAGSKNVSRIKPVTPFDFHGFPVRVIDEGNGEPWFIAKDIAEALGYANTSKAINVHCKAVNTCHTEMGGQVRAVQIIPERDLYRLVMKSKLPAAEQFEEWVVAQVLPSIRKTGGFSVQPTNNAKIVGELAILECFDRLLKPAPSSKMMMLAKIAANNGLDAKFLPGYAVDGAPDAAGGSSMPTKSATALLKDNGIRCSPSGFNRSLAARGFLQQLKRKNSKGEMVDFWSVTEKGLQYGKNLTSPQCPCETQPHWYVDRFLELVALVGKS comes from the coding sequence ATGCACCAAACAAACCAAACGATCAATACCCCGGCCAATGTCGCGACACGTTTCGCCGGATCTAAAAACGTGTCGCGGATAAAACCCGTTACGCCATTTGATTTCCATGGCTTCCCCGTTCGCGTAATCGACGAGGGAAACGGCGAGCCATGGTTCATTGCCAAAGACATCGCTGAAGCCCTGGGTTATGCCAACACTTCGAAGGCGATCAACGTCCACTGCAAAGCGGTGAACACCTGCCATACCGAAATGGGAGGTCAGGTACGAGCGGTCCAGATCATTCCGGAGCGCGACCTTTATCGACTGGTGATGAAATCGAAGCTGCCAGCCGCCGAGCAGTTTGAGGAATGGGTGGTTGCCCAGGTCCTGCCGAGCATCCGTAAGACAGGTGGATTTTCTGTTCAGCCAACCAACAACGCCAAGATCGTGGGCGAACTGGCGATCCTTGAGTGCTTCGACCGCCTGTTGAAGCCGGCACCGTCGAGCAAAATGATGATGCTCGCCAAGATCGCCGCCAATAACGGTCTCGATGCCAAGTTTCTCCCTGGCTACGCCGTCGATGGTGCGCCCGATGCCGCCGGCGGATCCTCCATGCCCACCAAATCGGCCACGGCCTTGCTGAAGGACAACGGTATTCGCTGCTCGCCGTCGGGCTTCAATCGCTCCCTGGCTGCTCGTGGCTTTCTCCAGCAGCTCAAACGCAAGAATTCCAAGGGCGAAATGGTCGACTTCTGGTCCGTGACTGAAAAGGGCCTCCAGTACGGCAAGAACCTCACCAGCCCTCAATGCCCATGCGAGACGCAGCCTCACTGGTACGTCGATCGCTTCCTTGAATTGGTCGCTTTGGTCGGGAAGTCTTGA
- a CDS encoding putative metallopeptidase, producing the protein MDRPYPPASLLQLSDLSCSGIRLTPAPEVWEWLRAEILADTGSIHNEDHAHLIDADVRVMWASSAFEKQGRTVLGQAEQVAFRAGGWQKARMEQQMRDWFGDVPAYIITLAADYCSQCSDLEFCALVEHELYHLAHATDKCGQPAFTQDGAPKIKLQAHDVEEFVGVVRRYGASPDVQALVDAANSPAEVGKLNIARACGTCLLKSA; encoded by the coding sequence ATGGATAGGCCATACCCTCCGGCGTCACTACTTCAGCTATCCGATCTCAGTTGCTCCGGTATACGCCTGACGCCGGCGCCCGAGGTATGGGAATGGCTCCGAGCCGAGATCCTGGCCGACACCGGCAGTATCCACAACGAAGATCATGCTCACCTGATAGACGCCGACGTGCGGGTCATGTGGGCATCGTCAGCATTCGAGAAGCAGGGACGCACCGTCCTGGGCCAGGCCGAGCAGGTAGCGTTCCGCGCCGGTGGCTGGCAGAAGGCTCGGATGGAACAGCAGATGCGTGATTGGTTCGGCGATGTGCCGGCCTACATCATCACCCTGGCTGCTGACTACTGCTCCCAGTGCAGCGACCTGGAGTTCTGTGCCCTGGTCGAGCACGAGCTTTATCACCTGGCCCATGCCACGGATAAGTGCGGTCAACCAGCCTTCACCCAGGATGGCGCCCCGAAGATCAAGCTCCAGGCGCACGACGTCGAAGAGTTCGTCGGGGTGGTCCGCCGCTACGGTGCGAGCCCAGACGTTCAAGCGTTGGTGGATGCTGCAAACAGTCCTGCTGAGGTGGGGAAATTGAACATTGCGAGGGCCTGCGGAACCTGTCTGCTCAAGTCGGCCTGA
- a CDS encoding type II toxin-antitoxin system HicB family antitoxin: MYDFAIRFEQDATGVAVFCRDLPELNSFGDDIEHAIREAMDAIETTLSLYVDQRRAIPAASAPQKGEHVVHLPAVTVAKIALWNELIARDMRKADLCRLLGIAQTQGDRLVDFLHTSKMEALENALAALGKRLSVSVKAA, from the coding sequence ATGTACGACTTTGCAATTCGATTTGAACAGGACGCCACCGGTGTGGCTGTCTTCTGCCGGGATCTGCCAGAGCTGAACAGCTTCGGCGATGACATCGAGCACGCGATTCGTGAGGCGATGGACGCTATCGAGACCACTCTGTCGCTGTATGTCGATCAGCGCCGGGCGATTCCAGCCGCATCCGCTCCCCAGAAAGGCGAGCACGTCGTTCACCTACCCGCAGTGACGGTGGCGAAGATCGCTCTTTGGAACGAACTCATCGCGCGGGATATGCGCAAGGCCGACCTGTGCCGGCTGCTGGGTATTGCTCAGACCCAAGGCGATCGCCTGGTGGACTTCCTTCACACATCGAAGATGGAGGCCCTGGAGAATGCACTGGCCGCGCTCGGGAAACGACTTTCGGTTTCGGTCAAGGCAGCCTGA
- a CDS encoding recombination protein NinG, translating to MSLLAKQPRPKKCAVQTCRASFVPRASFQTWCSPDCGVAIARAKAEKKRKALAQVERREIKVRKEKLKSRGDHMREAQQAFNAYIRARDQAAGHLCISSGKPLDWSGNAVDAGHYRSVGSAPHLRFDERNCHAQSKQDNRFLSGNAVDYRIGLIERIGLEAVQALEADQSVRKYTIDDLKAIKAEYRAKTRELKRAAA from the coding sequence ATGAGCCTCCTCGCTAAGCAGCCCCGCCCAAAGAAATGCGCCGTCCAGACCTGCAGGGCCTCTTTCGTCCCTCGGGCCAGCTTCCAAACCTGGTGCTCGCCTGACTGTGGCGTCGCTATCGCTCGGGCCAAGGCGGAGAAGAAGCGCAAGGCGCTGGCCCAGGTCGAGCGCCGGGAGATCAAGGTGCGCAAGGAGAAGCTGAAGTCGCGCGGCGACCACATGCGCGAAGCCCAGCAGGCGTTCAACGCATACATCCGCGCCCGGGACCAGGCCGCCGGCCACCTGTGCATTTCCAGTGGCAAGCCATTGGACTGGAGCGGCAACGCCGTAGATGCCGGCCACTACCGCAGCGTCGGTTCCGCGCCGCACCTGCGCTTCGATGAGCGCAACTGCCACGCACAAAGCAAGCAGGACAACCGATTCCTCTCCGGAAATGCCGTGGATTACCGGATTGGCCTGATCGAGCGCATCGGCTTGGAAGCTGTCCAGGCACTGGAGGCTGACCAGAGCGTGCGCAAGTACACCATCGACGACCTGAAAGCCATCAAGGCCGAATACCGGGCTAAGACCAGAGAACTCAAGAGGGCTGCAGCATGA
- a CDS encoding type II toxin-antitoxin system HicA family toxin: MKFSEFRRWLKAHGVTFEAGKGSHFKVTAPNGNKTTFADHGSKEMPEPTRKAIIKQLGL; encoded by the coding sequence ATGAAGTTCAGCGAGTTCAGACGATGGTTGAAGGCCCACGGGGTGACCTTCGAAGCAGGCAAAGGAAGCCACTTCAAAGTCACCGCCCCAAACGGCAACAAAACAACCTTCGCGGACCACGGATCCAAGGAAATGCCGGAACCGACCCGCAAGGCGATCATTAAACAACTGGGGCTCTAA
- a CDS encoding MFS transporter: MEYLQRLLDKIDRFELFIAGLIGAVVASWWHKDDLSDWRAWMVFLITGVACSLYLTSMVSAYLNVTEPKIVAGIGFLLGTFGGSLLAAINRAIKAADLWALIRQRFGGGNPP; encoded by the coding sequence ATGGAGTACCTACAGCGCCTGCTCGACAAGATCGACAGGTTCGAATTGTTTATTGCGGGCCTCATTGGTGCCGTTGTCGCGAGCTGGTGGCACAAGGACGACTTGTCAGACTGGCGCGCCTGGATGGTCTTCCTCATCACAGGGGTTGCCTGCTCGCTGTACCTGACGAGCATGGTGAGCGCATACCTGAATGTCACCGAGCCAAAGATCGTTGCCGGTATCGGCTTCCTGCTGGGCACCTTCGGCGGTTCACTGTTGGCCGCCATCAACCGAGCAATCAAAGCCGCTGACCTCTGGGCACTTATCCGCCAGCGGTTCGGGGGAGGCAATCCACCATGA
- a CDS encoding helix-turn-helix domain-containing protein, which produces MSMGLMVAAMKIRVGNPLRKLVLIKLADNASDMGECWPSYQHIADQCEISKRSVMNHINALEQAGLLRKEIRKGGPKGNSSNVYFLTLDGGAPPAPGVAQKIHQGSAAGSPPSESPAPGGSAAAAPRTSHSSESVNEPVIEPVATPAHAEVAPAQSRNLVLVVDRIEAPRVEIPADMPGPKDQTCKTFKVWANYAMAYRKRYSTWPVWNAKVGGQLGQLVDRLGADVAHHVAAHFLKTSDAAVLRKCHSLNELLANAESYHTQWVTGQRVNGTTARQMERTEANVSAAEQAAKLVLAKRQAGDRNEYL; this is translated from the coding sequence ATGAGCATGGGCCTCATGGTCGCCGCGATGAAAATTCGCGTCGGCAATCCATTGCGCAAGCTGGTGCTGATCAAACTGGCAGACAACGCCAGCGACATGGGCGAATGCTGGCCGTCCTATCAGCACATCGCCGACCAGTGCGAAATCAGCAAGCGTTCCGTCATGAACCACATCAATGCCCTGGAGCAGGCTGGCCTGCTGCGCAAGGAAATCCGCAAGGGCGGCCCCAAGGGTAACTCCTCCAACGTTTACTTCCTGACACTGGATGGTGGTGCACCTCCTGCACCAGGAGTAGCGCAGAAGATTCACCAGGGTAGTGCAGCAGGTTCACCCCCTAGTGAATCTCCTGCACCAGGGGGTAGTGCAGCAGCTGCACCCAGAACCAGTCACTCTTCTGAATCAGTCAATGAACCGGTCATTGAACCAGTTGCAACCCCGGCTCACGCCGAGGTCGCGCCGGCTCAATCTCGCAACCTGGTGCTGGTGGTTGATCGCATTGAGGCGCCCCGGGTCGAGATCCCTGCAGATATGCCTGGCCCCAAGGACCAGACCTGCAAAACCTTCAAGGTCTGGGCGAACTACGCCATGGCCTACCGCAAGCGCTACAGCACCTGGCCGGTTTGGAACGCGAAGGTCGGTGGGCAACTGGGCCAACTGGTGGACCGCCTCGGCGCCGATGTGGCTCACCACGTCGCTGCGCACTTCCTGAAAACCAGCGATGCCGCCGTGCTGCGCAAGTGCCACAGCCTCAACGAACTCCTGGCAAACGCAGAGAGCTACCACACCCAGTGGGTGACCGGGCAGCGCGTCAACGGAACAACTGCCCGCCAGATGGAGCGCACCGAGGCGAACGTCTCCGCGGCGGAGCAGGCCGCCAAATTGGTTCTGGCAAAACGCCAAGCAGGTGACCGCAATGAATACCTTTGA
- a CDS encoding DUF2280 domain-containing protein — MAALRSEVKAFIVQALACFDTPSQVVESVKKEFGIELSRQQCESHDPTKFAGRGLGAKWVELFHAARKRFREETTDIPIANRAYRLRTLGRMAEKAENMKNMALTAQLLEQAAKEVGDVYVNRRLEPEKPLGSQADQQHAVAEYTLEPDENVPVTPYL; from the coding sequence ATGGCAGCACTACGAAGCGAGGTCAAAGCCTTCATCGTTCAGGCTCTAGCCTGCTTTGATACGCCATCCCAGGTAGTCGAGTCGGTCAAGAAAGAGTTCGGCATCGAGCTCAGTCGGCAGCAGTGCGAATCCCACGACCCAACAAAGTTCGCTGGCCGAGGGCTTGGGGCGAAGTGGGTCGAGTTGTTCCACGCAGCCCGCAAGAGATTCCGCGAAGAGACCACAGACATTCCGATCGCTAACCGTGCGTATCGACTTCGCACCTTGGGACGCATGGCCGAGAAAGCCGAGAACATGAAGAACATGGCGCTGACTGCCCAGTTGTTGGAGCAGGCAGCCAAAGAAGTGGGCGACGTTTACGTGAATCGTCGCCTCGAACCTGAAAAACCTCTGGGCTCCCAAGCGGACCAGCAGCACGCCGTTGCTGAGTACACCCTGGAGCCTGATGAGAATGTCCCCGTTACCCCGTACCTTTGA